One stretch of Streptomyces sp. R21 DNA includes these proteins:
- a CDS encoding cation:dicarboxylase symporter family transporter, producing MPPSVSSPRRVARILRTSLFAQVACALVLGIVVGKLWPDVATDLSPLGDGFTRLIKTIISPLVFCVVVVGIAKAGDLKAFGRIGLKALIWFEVASTVALLIGLVAANVVQPGSGMHVDPSTLDTSAVDAKTGGGSLPSTTEFIVNALPTSFIGAFAENSLLQVLILACLVGAALLHLGHTKVPQVLPAIEQAQEIIFAIVSFVMRLAPIAVFGAMAVLIGQYGLGVIETYAKLIILCYAAAALFIALLAVALRLVTGLSLWKFLRYIREEMLLALGTASTESVLPRVMQKLRKAGARDDAVGLVLPTGYSFNLDGASLYLSIGTLFISQAVGVDLSLSQQITVVLVLMLTSKGMAGIPGSAFLALSATASSLGAIPAGAVALLLGVDRIMDSMRVVTNLLGNCVAVFAVSRWEGALDLERARKVLDGEVVPASEAEEPDAAEKATDTAGETPKAVVPAQSAKEPASEAS from the coding sequence GTGCCGCCGTCTGTATCGTCCCCGCGTCGCGTCGCACGCATACTGCGTACCTCACTGTTCGCGCAGGTCGCCTGCGCCCTCGTGCTCGGAATCGTCGTCGGGAAGCTGTGGCCCGACGTGGCCACGGACCTCTCGCCGCTCGGCGACGGTTTCACACGACTCATCAAGACGATCATCTCGCCGCTCGTGTTCTGCGTGGTCGTCGTCGGCATCGCCAAGGCCGGTGACCTGAAGGCGTTCGGCCGGATCGGGCTCAAGGCCCTGATCTGGTTCGAGGTCGCCTCCACGGTGGCCCTGCTCATCGGCCTGGTCGCTGCCAACGTTGTCCAGCCCGGCTCGGGGATGCACGTCGACCCGTCCACGCTCGACACGTCGGCGGTCGACGCGAAGACGGGCGGCGGCTCGCTGCCCTCGACCACCGAGTTCATCGTCAACGCGCTTCCCACCAGTTTCATCGGCGCCTTCGCCGAGAACTCGCTGCTCCAGGTGCTGATTCTGGCCTGCCTGGTGGGCGCCGCGCTGCTGCACCTCGGCCACACCAAGGTGCCGCAGGTCCTGCCCGCCATCGAGCAGGCCCAGGAGATCATCTTCGCGATCGTCAGCTTCGTCATGCGACTCGCCCCGATCGCCGTGTTCGGTGCGATGGCCGTGCTGATCGGCCAGTACGGGCTCGGCGTGATCGAGACGTACGCGAAGCTGATCATCCTGTGCTACGCCGCTGCCGCGCTGTTCATCGCGCTGCTCGCCGTCGCTCTGCGGCTGGTCACCGGACTGAGCCTGTGGAAGTTCCTGCGCTACATCCGCGAGGAGATGCTCCTCGCGCTCGGCACCGCCTCCACCGAGTCCGTCCTGCCGCGCGTGATGCAGAAGCTGCGCAAGGCCGGCGCCCGCGACGACGCCGTGGGCCTGGTGCTGCCGACGGGGTACTCCTTCAACCTCGACGGCGCCTCGCTCTACCTGTCCATCGGCACGCTGTTCATCTCCCAGGCTGTGGGCGTGGACCTCAGCCTGAGCCAGCAGATCACCGTGGTCCTGGTGCTCATGCTCACCAGCAAGGGCATGGCGGGCATCCCCGGTTCGGCCTTCCTCGCCCTGTCCGCCACCGCCTCCTCGCTCGGGGCCATCCCCGCCGGCGCCGTCGCCCTGTTGCTCGGTGTGGACCGCATCATGGACTCGATGCGCGTCGTGACGAACCTGCTCGGCAACTGCGTCGCCGTCTTCGCCGTGTCCCGTTGGGAGGGCGCGCTGGACCTGGAGCGGGCGAGGAAGGTGCTGGACGGCGAGGTCGTGCCCGCATCCGAAGCCGAGGAGCCGGACGCGGCAGAGAAGGCCACGGACACGGCTGGCGAGACCCCGAAGGCCGTGGTCCCCGCCCAGTCGGCCAAGGAGCCCGCATCCGAGGCCAGTTGA
- a CDS encoding FAD-binding and (Fe-S)-binding domain-containing protein — translation MPLLEPDPDALRPAARPETPAPDRVPEDRAGGTPEPLSSDLAALLGADKVLTKVSDLVRYASDASPYRFVPQVVVVPEDIDDVSAILSYAHGRGREVVFRAAGTSLNGQAQGEDILVDVRRHWTGVEVLSGGERARIGPGTTVARANAALARHGRVLGPDPASAIACTLGGVVANNASGMTAGTTRNSYRTLASLTFVLPTGTVVDTAEADADEQLAHAEPALCVGLMELKAEIEADPELVARIRAKYAIKNTNGYRLDAFLDGSTPVQVLRGLMVGSEGTFGFIAEVVFDTLPLDRCVTAGLLFFPSLPAAAAAVPLFNEAGARAVELMDGNTLRASVRVEGVPADWAGLPRSTAALLVEFRAADATRQEAYEEAADRVLEGVELVAPAASVTNTFTRDPKTIAGYWKARKAFVTAVGGARPSGTTLITEDFAVPPGRLAEACEALLDLQTRHGFDAAVAGHAAHGNLHFLLAFDAAQPTDVERYAAFMDEFCRLTVERFDGSLKAEHATGRNIAPFLELEWGPRATELMWRTKQLIDPDGVLAPRIVLDRDPRAHLRGLKTIPRVEPIADPCIECGFCEPTCPSKDVTTTPRQRIMLRREMMRQPDGSPVENGLLEAYGYEAVDTCAGDSTCRIACPVGIDTGALMKDFRHALHSPREERAAALAARHFGAVEASARLAVAAASRLDDRWVTALTRAARKVLRPDLVPEWLTGIPGAASHKRPHTARVGAVAVYYPACVNRIFASPGDVSLPRAVVALSTRAGRPVWIPDDVAGTCCGTIWHSKGYDAGNAVMANRVVEAAWGWTAGGTLPLVVDASSCTLGLAHEVVPYLTADNRELHRELTIVDSLVWAAEELLPRLAVHRTVDSAVLHPTCSMRHLGDEAALRTLAEACADEVVVPDDAGCCAFAGDRGMLHKELTESATRKEAAFVASRTFDAYLSANRMCEVGMDHATGRGYRSVLLELERATRPDHHPSN, via the coding sequence ATGCCCCTGCTGGAGCCGGACCCGGACGCGCTGCGCCCTGCCGCCCGCCCCGAGACGCCCGCGCCCGACCGGGTGCCCGAGGACCGCGCCGGGGGCACGCCCGAGCCGCTGAGCAGCGACCTTGCCGCTCTGCTCGGCGCCGACAAGGTGCTCACCAAGGTCTCGGACCTCGTCCGCTACGCCTCCGACGCCAGCCCCTACCGGTTCGTCCCGCAGGTCGTGGTGGTCCCCGAGGACATCGACGACGTGTCGGCGATCCTGTCGTACGCGCACGGCAGGGGCCGCGAGGTCGTCTTCCGCGCGGCCGGGACCTCCCTCAACGGGCAGGCGCAGGGCGAGGACATCCTCGTCGACGTCCGCCGGCACTGGACGGGGGTCGAGGTCCTCAGCGGTGGCGAGCGGGCGCGCATCGGGCCCGGCACGACCGTCGCCCGCGCCAACGCCGCGCTCGCCCGCCACGGGCGCGTGCTCGGCCCCGACCCGGCCAGCGCGATCGCCTGCACGCTCGGCGGGGTGGTCGCCAACAACGCCTCCGGCATGACGGCGGGCACCACCCGCAACTCCTACCGCACCCTCGCCTCGCTCACCTTCGTGCTGCCCACCGGCACGGTCGTCGACACGGCTGAGGCGGACGCCGACGAGCAGCTCGCGCACGCCGAACCCGCCCTGTGCGTCGGGCTGATGGAGCTCAAGGCGGAGATCGAGGCGGACCCGGAGCTGGTCGCCAGGATCCGCGCCAAGTACGCGATCAAGAACACCAACGGCTACCGCCTGGACGCGTTCCTGGACGGCTCGACGCCGGTGCAGGTCCTGCGCGGCCTGATGGTCGGCTCCGAGGGAACCTTCGGCTTCATCGCGGAGGTCGTCTTCGACACGCTGCCGCTGGACCGGTGCGTCACCGCGGGGTTGCTCTTCTTCCCGTCCCTGCCCGCGGCGGCGGCCGCCGTGCCGCTCTTCAACGAAGCGGGCGCACGCGCCGTGGAGTTGATGGACGGCAACACACTGCGCGCCTCCGTCCGCGTCGAGGGCGTGCCCGCGGACTGGGCCGGTCTGCCCCGGTCGACGGCCGCGCTCCTCGTGGAGTTCCGCGCCGCGGACGCGACTCGGCAGGAGGCGTACGAGGAGGCGGCCGACCGGGTGCTCGAAGGGGTCGAACTCGTCGCGCCCGCCGCCTCGGTGACCAACACTTTCACCCGGGACCCGAAGACGATCGCGGGCTACTGGAAGGCGCGCAAGGCGTTCGTCACCGCGGTCGGCGGCGCGCGCCCCTCGGGCACCACGCTGATCACCGAGGACTTCGCGGTGCCGCCCGGGCGACTCGCCGAGGCCTGCGAGGCACTGCTCGACCTGCAGACGCGGCACGGTTTCGACGCGGCGGTCGCCGGACATGCGGCGCACGGCAATCTGCACTTCCTGCTCGCCTTCGACGCGGCGCAGCCCACCGATGTGGAGCGGTACGCGGCCTTCATGGACGAGTTCTGCCGCCTCACCGTCGAGCGGTTCGACGGCTCGCTGAAGGCGGAGCACGCCACCGGACGCAACATCGCGCCGTTCCTGGAGCTCGAATGGGGTCCCAGGGCCACGGAGTTGATGTGGCGCACGAAGCAGCTGATCGATCCCGACGGGGTGCTCGCGCCGCGCATCGTGCTCGACCGCGACCCCCGGGCGCATCTGCGTGGCCTGAAGACGATCCCGCGCGTCGAGCCGATCGCCGACCCGTGCATCGAGTGCGGTTTCTGCGAACCGACCTGTCCCAGCAAGGATGTGACGACCACACCGCGCCAACGCATCATGCTGCGCCGGGAGATGATGCGCCAGCCGGACGGCTCCCCGGTGGAGAACGGCCTGTTGGAGGCGTACGGGTACGAGGCGGTGGACACCTGCGCGGGCGACTCGACGTGCCGGATCGCCTGCCCGGTGGGCATCGACACCGGCGCGCTGATGAAGGACTTCCGGCACGCACTGCACTCACCGCGCGAGGAGAGGGCGGCGGCGCTGGCCGCGCGCCACTTCGGGGCCGTCGAGGCGTCGGCCCGGCTGGCCGTGGCCGCCGCGAGCCGTCTCGACGACCGGTGGGTGACGGCCCTGACGCGCGCGGCGCGCAAGGTGCTGCGGCCCGATCTCGTGCCCGAGTGGCTGACCGGCATCCCTGGTGCGGCCTCTCACAAAAGGCCGCACACCGCACGCGTGGGCGCCGTCGCCGTCTACTACCCGGCCTGCGTCAACCGCATCTTCGCCAGCCCCGGTGATGTGTCACTCCCCCGCGCCGTCGTGGCGCTCTCCACGCGCGCGGGGAGGCCGGTTTGGATTCCGGACGATGTGGCGGGCACGTGCTGCGGGACGATCTGGCACTCCAAGGGCTACGACGCGGGCAACGCGGTCATGGCCAACCGCGTCGTCGAGGCCGCCTGGGGCTGGACGGCGGGCGGCACGCTGCCGCTCGTCGTGGACGCCTCCTCCTGCACGCTCGGCCTCGCGCACGAGGTCGTGCCGTATCTCACCGCCGACAACCGGGAGTTGCACCGGGAGCTGACGATCGTCGACTCCCTGGTGTGGGCCGCCGAGGAGCTGCTCCCCCGCCTCGCCGTGCACCGCACCGTGGACTCCGCGGTGCTCCATCCCACCTGCTCCATGCGCCACTTGGGCGACGAGGCAGCGCTGCGCACCCTCGCCGAGGCCTGCGCCGACGAGGTGGTCGTGCCGGACGACGCCGGGTGCTGCGCCTTCGCGGGCGATCGCGGCATGCTGCACAAGGAGCTCACCGAGTCGGCCACGCGCAAGGAGGCGGCGTTCGTCGCCTCCCGGACCTTCGACGCGTACCTCTCCGCGAACCGTATGTGCGAGGTGGGCATGGACCACGCGACGGGCCGCGGCTACCGCTCCGTCCTGCTGGAGCTGGAGCGCGCGACCCGTCCGGATCATCATCCGAGCAACTGA
- a CDS encoding MarR family winged helix-turn-helix transcriptional regulator, whose protein sequence is MSTPDADGLLAEQLLRLTRRVHRIQKRHLEHRGLGITPAQSRLLRTLAHYGSPPRMADLAERLEVVPRAVTTLVDGLEASGKVRRVPDPTNRRVIRIEVTDEGRKALGELRGARRSAAEEILAPLTDEQREVLGGLLDTLIDGSPEMERRC, encoded by the coding sequence ATGAGCACCCCCGACGCCGACGGCCTGCTCGCCGAGCAGCTGCTGCGGCTGACCCGCCGCGTGCACCGCATCCAGAAGCGCCATCTGGAGCACCGCGGTCTCGGCATCACCCCGGCGCAGTCCCGGCTGCTGCGTACCCTCGCGCACTACGGCTCACCGCCCCGCATGGCCGATCTGGCCGAGCGGCTGGAGGTGGTGCCCCGGGCCGTGACCACGCTGGTCGACGGCCTGGAGGCGAGCGGCAAGGTGCGCCGCGTCCCCGACCCCACCAACCGGCGGGTGATCCGGATCGAGGTCACGGACGAGGGCCGCAAGGCTCTGGGGGAGCTGCGCGGCGCGCGCCGGTCGGCGGCGGAGGAGATCCTGGCTCCGTTGACGGACGAGCAGCGCGAGGTGCTCGGCGGGCTGCTGGACACCCTGATCGACGGCAGCCCCGAGATGGAGCGCCGCTGCTGA
- a CDS encoding ABC transporter ATP-binding protein: MHPDKPTWTPSPAEAEQPRQVRRILKLFRPYRGRLTIVGLLVGAASLVSVATPFLLKEILDVAIPEGRTGLLSLLALGMILSAVLTSVFGVLQTLISTTVGQRVMHDLRTAVYGRLQRMSLAFFTRTRTGEVQSRIANDIGGMQATVTSTATSLVSNLTSVVATIVAMVALDWRLTLVSLLLLPVFVWISRRVGNERKKITTQRQKQMAVMAATVTESLSVSGIVLGRTMGRSDSLTRDFSEESERLVDLEVRSNMAGRWRMSVIGVVMAAMPAVIYWTAGMALQVGGPSISLGTLVAFVSLQQGLFRPAVSLLSTGVQIQTSLALFQRIFEYLDLPIDITEPEQPVHLDQVKGEIRFEDVEFHYDDRSGPILAGIDVAVPAGGSLAVVGPTGSGKSTLSYLVPRLYDVTGGRVTLDGVDVRDLDFDTLARAVGVVSQETYLFHASVAENLRFAKPDATDEELHEAAKAAQIHDHITSLPDGYDTMVGERGHRFSGGEKQRLAIARTILRDPPVLILDEATSALDTRTEHAVQEAIDALSANRTTLTIAHRLSTIRGADQIVVLDAGRAVERGTHEELLGQEGRYTALVRRDAQLEPTR, from the coding sequence TTGCACCCCGACAAACCCACCTGGACCCCTTCACCCGCCGAGGCCGAACAGCCGCGGCAGGTGCGCCGCATCCTGAAGCTCTTCCGCCCCTATCGCGGCCGGCTCACGATCGTCGGCCTGCTCGTCGGCGCCGCCTCCCTCGTCTCCGTCGCCACGCCCTTCCTGCTGAAGGAGATCCTGGACGTCGCGATCCCCGAGGGCCGCACCGGGCTGCTGAGCCTGCTCGCGCTCGGCATGATCCTCAGCGCCGTCCTCACCAGCGTCTTCGGCGTCCTGCAGACCCTGATCTCCACGACCGTCGGCCAGCGCGTCATGCACGACCTGCGCACCGCCGTCTACGGCCGGCTCCAGCGGATGTCGCTCGCCTTCTTCACCCGGACCCGCACCGGAGAGGTGCAGTCCCGCATAGCCAACGACATCGGCGGGATGCAGGCGACCGTCACCTCGACCGCCACCTCGCTGGTCTCCAACCTCACCAGCGTGGTCGCCACCATCGTCGCCATGGTCGCCCTCGACTGGCGCCTGACCCTGGTCTCGCTGCTCCTGCTGCCGGTCTTCGTGTGGATCAGCCGCCGCGTCGGCAACGAACGCAAGAAGATCACCACCCAGCGTCAGAAGCAGATGGCCGTGATGGCCGCGACGGTCACCGAGTCGCTCTCCGTGAGCGGCATCGTGCTCGGCCGCACGATGGGCCGCTCCGACTCGCTCACGCGCGACTTCTCGGAAGAGTCCGAGCGCCTGGTGGACCTCGAGGTGCGGTCGAACATGGCGGGGCGCTGGCGGATGTCCGTCATCGGCGTCGTCATGGCCGCCATGCCCGCCGTCATCTACTGGACCGCGGGCATGGCCCTCCAGGTCGGCGGCCCGTCCATCTCGCTCGGCACGCTCGTCGCGTTCGTCTCGCTCCAGCAGGGCCTGTTCCGGCCGGCGGTCAGCCTGCTCTCCACCGGCGTCCAGATCCAGACCTCGCTGGCGCTCTTCCAGCGCATCTTCGAGTACCTCGACCTGCCCATCGACATCACCGAGCCCGAGCAGCCGGTCCATCTCGACCAGGTCAAGGGCGAGATCCGCTTCGAGGACGTCGAGTTCCACTACGACGACAGGAGCGGCCCCATCCTGGCGGGCATCGACGTCGCCGTGCCCGCCGGCGGCAGCCTCGCCGTGGTCGGCCCCACCGGATCCGGCAAGTCCACGCTCAGCTATCTGGTGCCGCGTCTCTACGACGTCACGGGCGGCCGCGTCACACTCGACGGGGTGGACGTGCGCGACCTCGACTTCGACACGCTCGCCCGCGCGGTCGGCGTCGTCTCCCAGGAGACGTACCTCTTCCACGCCTCGGTCGCGGAGAACCTGCGCTTCGCCAAGCCCGACGCCACCGACGAGGAACTGCACGAGGCGGCGAAGGCGGCCCAGATCCACGACCACATCACGTCGCTGCCCGACGGGTACGACACGATGGTCGGCGAGCGCGGCCACCGGTTCTCCGGCGGTGAGAAGCAGCGCCTCGCCATTGCCCGCACCATCCTGCGCGACCCGCCTGTGCTCATCCTCGACGAGGCGACGAGTGCTCTGGACACCCGCACCGAACACGCCGTGCAGGAGGCCATCGACGCGCTGTCGGCCAACCGCACCACGCTCACCATCGCGCACCGGCTGTCCACCATTCGGGGCGCCGACCAGATCGTGGTCCTCGACGCCGGGCGCGCGGTCGAACGCGGCACGCACGAGGAGCTGTTGGGGCAGGAGGGGCGGTATACGGCCCTGGTCCGCAGGGACGCCCAACTGGAGCCAACAAGATGA
- the mltG gene encoding endolytic transglycosylase MltG produces MQMNTPPRSTIRLTRRGRTALIATGAVVAATAVAVPLLSVESGDTKPTSLVIPEGWRSGQVYDAVDKALTMPSGTTKKALGKAHLKLPNDAEGNPEGYLFPATYPLGKKATPESLLSFMVDTANKKFNGAPIAAGAQRNAMNVYQAVTVASIVQAEAATKEDMGKVARVIFNRLERGMPLQMDSTINYALNRSTLDTTQQDTRLDSPYNSYQRMGLPPTPIANPGEEAMRAAINPTPGDWLYFVTVKPGDTRFTASYEEQQKNVAAFNAQRKSGSPAK; encoded by the coding sequence ATGCAGATGAACACTCCGCCACGGAGCACGATTCGACTGACGCGCCGGGGCCGGACCGCCCTCATCGCGACCGGAGCCGTCGTGGCGGCCACCGCCGTGGCGGTGCCGCTGCTCAGCGTGGAGAGCGGGGACACAAAGCCCACATCCCTCGTGATCCCGGAGGGCTGGCGCTCCGGACAGGTGTACGACGCCGTCGACAAGGCGCTCACCATGCCCTCCGGCACCACCAAGAAGGCCCTCGGCAAGGCCCACCTGAAGCTTCCGAACGACGCGGAGGGCAACCCGGAGGGGTACCTCTTCCCGGCGACCTATCCGCTCGGCAAGAAGGCGACTCCCGAGTCCCTGCTGTCGTTCATGGTCGACACCGCGAACAAGAAGTTCAACGGGGCGCCGATCGCCGCCGGAGCGCAGCGCAACGCGATGAACGTCTACCAGGCGGTCACCGTCGCGAGCATCGTCCAGGCGGAGGCGGCCACCAAGGAGGACATGGGCAAGGTCGCCCGGGTCATCTTCAACCGTCTGGAGCGCGGGATGCCGCTGCAGATGGACTCCACCATCAACTACGCGCTGAACCGCTCCACGCTGGACACCACGCAGCAGGACACCCGGCTCGACAGCCCCTACAACTCCTACCAGCGCATGGGTCTTCCGCCCACTCCGATCGCCAACCCTGGCGAGGAGGCGATGCGCGCCGCGATCAACCCGACGCCGGGCGACTGGCTGTACTTCGTCACGGTCAAGCCGGGCGACACACGGTTCACGGCGAGCTACGAGGAGCAGCAGAAGAACGTCGCCGCGTTCAACGCGCAGCGCAAGAGCGGGTCGCCTGCGAAGTGA
- a CDS encoding NAD(P)-binding domain-containing protein produces the protein MNNTGVQTREVDVVVIGAGQAGLSSAYHLRRTGFEPERDFVVLDHAPRPGGAWQFRWPSLTYGKVHGMHALPGMELTGADPARASSEVIAEYFDTYEHRFDLRVRRPVDVLAVREGEGGRLLVETSDGVWSARALINATGTWDRPFWPRYPGQETFRGRQLHTAQYPGPEEFAGQRVVVVGGGASGTQHLMEIAPYAAATTWVTRRPPVFREGPFSEDIGRAAVALVEERVRQGLPPKSVVSVTGLPLNDAIRQAIEDGVLDRQPMFDRIVPDGVAWDDGRRVDADVILWATGFRAAIDHLAPLKLREPGGGIRVEGTRAVADPRIHLVGYGPSASTIGANRAGRAAVRDIRRLLTGEPVTA, from the coding sequence GTGAACAACACCGGGGTGCAGACACGCGAAGTCGATGTCGTCGTCATAGGCGCTGGTCAGGCCGGACTCTCCAGCGCCTATCACCTGCGGCGCACCGGCTTCGAGCCGGAGCGCGACTTCGTCGTCCTGGACCACGCGCCTCGCCCGGGCGGCGCCTGGCAGTTCCGCTGGCCGTCGCTGACGTACGGCAAGGTGCACGGGATGCACGCGCTGCCGGGCATGGAGCTGACGGGCGCGGACCCAGCGCGCGCGTCCTCCGAGGTGATCGCCGAGTACTTCGACACGTACGAGCACCGCTTCGACCTGCGGGTGCGGCGGCCGGTCGACGTACTCGCCGTACGGGAGGGCGAGGGAGGCCGGCTGCTCGTGGAGACGTCCGATGGCGTCTGGTCCGCGCGGGCGCTGATCAACGCGACGGGCACCTGGGACCGGCCTTTCTGGCCGCGCTATCCGGGGCAGGAGACCTTCCGGGGGCGGCAGTTGCACACCGCGCAGTACCCCGGCCCCGAGGAGTTCGCGGGGCAGCGCGTGGTCGTCGTGGGGGGTGGCGCGTCCGGCACCCAGCACCTGATGGAGATCGCGCCGTACGCGGCCGCCACCACCTGGGTGACGCGGCGACCGCCCGTCTTCCGTGAGGGTCCCTTCAGCGAGGACATCGGCCGTGCGGCCGTCGCGCTCGTCGAGGAACGGGTCCGCCAGGGGCTGCCGCCGAAGAGCGTCGTGTCGGTGACCGGGCTCCCGCTGAACGACGCGATCCGGCAGGCGATCGAGGATGGCGTCCTGGACCGGCAGCCGATGTTCGATCGCATCGTTCCGGACGGCGTCGCGTGGGACGACGGGCGGCGCGTGGACGCCGACGTCATTCTGTGGGCGACCGGTTTCCGCGCCGCCATCGACCACCTGGCACCGCTGAAGCTGCGCGAGCCGGGTGGCGGCATCCGTGTGGAGGGGACCCGCGCGGTCGCCGATCCCCGCATTCATCTGGTGGGGTACGGGCCGTCGGCCAGCACGATCGGCGCGAACCGGGCCGGGCGGGCGGCCGTACGGGACATCAGGCGGCTGCTGACCGGAGAGCCGGTCACCGCGTGA
- a CDS encoding LLM class flavin-dependent oxidoreductase, with protein sequence MTVHLHWFLPTGGDGRTLVDRHAYASNPVDRTRPVSGVRAPDIEYLAQIAKAAEQLGFEAVLTPTGTWCEDAWLTTVALAQHTERLKFLVAFRPGVISPTLAAQMAATYQRITRGRLLLNVVTGGDSAEQRRFGDHLDHDRRYARTDEFLSVVRGVWGGQPYDFDGAHYQVEGGLTALPPDPLPEIFFGGSSAAAGPVAARHADVYLTWGEPPAQVKEKIDWIRSLAEREGRRVRFGIRLHTLSRNSSAEAWSTANRLLDDLDGDTIAAAQAALGRSESVGQQRMLALHGGSRDKLEISPNLWAGVGLVRGGAGTALVGSHAEVADRIEEYHALGVEHFVLSGYPHLEEAYWFGEGVIPDLAARGLLPRTTTASGAPLLVGSGR encoded by the coding sequence ATGACCGTCCATCTCCACTGGTTCCTGCCGACGGGCGGCGACGGCCGCACCCTCGTGGACCGGCACGCGTATGCGTCCAACCCGGTCGACCGGACGCGGCCGGTCAGCGGGGTGCGCGCGCCCGACATCGAGTACCTGGCCCAAATCGCCAAGGCCGCCGAGCAGTTGGGCTTCGAGGCGGTGCTCACACCGACGGGCACCTGGTGCGAGGACGCCTGGCTGACGACGGTGGCGCTCGCGCAGCACACCGAGCGGCTGAAGTTCCTGGTGGCGTTCCGGCCGGGCGTGATCTCGCCGACGCTCGCCGCGCAGATGGCGGCGACGTATCAGCGCATCACGCGCGGACGGCTGCTCCTGAACGTGGTCACCGGGGGCGACTCCGCCGAGCAGCGCCGTTTCGGCGACCACCTCGACCACGACCGCCGCTATGCGCGTACGGACGAGTTCCTGTCGGTGGTGCGCGGGGTGTGGGGCGGGCAGCCCTACGACTTCGACGGGGCGCACTACCAGGTCGAGGGCGGGCTGACGGCGCTGCCGCCGGACCCGTTGCCGGAGATCTTCTTCGGCGGTTCGTCGGCTGCCGCGGGGCCGGTCGCGGCCCGGCACGCGGATGTGTATCTGACCTGGGGCGAGCCTCCGGCTCAGGTGAAGGAGAAGATCGACTGGATTCGCTCGCTCGCCGAGCGCGAGGGGCGCAGGGTCCGGTTCGGGATCCGGCTGCACACCCTGTCGCGCAACTCGTCGGCGGAGGCGTGGTCGACGGCGAACCGGCTGCTCGACGACCTCGACGGGGACACGATCGCGGCCGCGCAGGCGGCTCTCGGGCGCAGTGAGTCGGTGGGCCAGCAGCGCATGCTGGCGCTGCACGGCGGCTCCCGCGACAAGCTGGAGATCTCTCCGAACCTGTGGGCGGGCGTGGGCCTCGTCCGGGGTGGCGCGGGCACCGCGCTGGTCGGCAGCCATGCCGAGGTCGCCGACCGGATCGAGGAGTATCACGCGCTGGGCGTCGAGCACTTCGTGCTCTCCGGCTATCCGCACCTGGAGGAGGCGTACTGGTTCGGGGAGGGCGTGATCCCGGATCTGGCGGCTCGCGGTCTGCTGCCGCGTACGACGACGGCGAGCGGTGCGCCGCTTCTGGTGGGGAGCGGCCGCTGA
- a CDS encoding ABC transporter substrate-binding protein: protein MRRRLVPAALLLPLALLLSACGGNSAADTSTGGGTDGKGSLTLNVGDQKGGSEAVLRAAGELKNLNYKIKWSTFTSGPPLLEAVNAKAVDIGGVGNTPPVFAAGAGSKISVVAAWHGASKGEAILVPKGSSLKKAEELKGKSVAVAQGSSAHYQLVASLKEAGLQLSDVNVKYLQPADALAAFTSGRVDAWAVWDPYTSQVLQAKQGRVLTTGEGVVNGLNFQVAAPNALKDTKKAAAIKDYLERLRRAQNWVYDHQEEWAKVWAKDTGLPYDVALASVKRSNASRIPVAIDKPLIASEQQIADTFTELKLIPNKVDFADYVDDRFNGDLPPSTTAARAPKDS, encoded by the coding sequence ATGCGACGACGCCTCGTCCCCGCCGCCCTGCTCCTCCCCCTGGCCCTGCTCCTCTCCGCCTGCGGCGGGAACTCGGCCGCCGACACCTCGACGGGTGGCGGAACCGACGGCAAGGGTTCCCTCACCCTCAACGTCGGCGACCAGAAGGGCGGTTCGGAGGCGGTGCTGCGGGCCGCCGGGGAGCTCAAGAACCTCAACTACAAGATCAAGTGGTCGACGTTCACCTCCGGTCCGCCGCTTCTGGAGGCCGTCAACGCCAAGGCCGTGGACATCGGCGGCGTCGGCAACACACCGCCCGTCTTCGCCGCCGGCGCGGGCTCGAAGATCTCGGTGGTGGCCGCCTGGCACGGGGCGTCCAAGGGTGAGGCCATCCTCGTACCGAAGGGGTCGTCGCTGAAGAAGGCCGAGGAGCTCAAGGGCAAGTCGGTTGCCGTGGCGCAGGGTTCGTCCGCGCACTACCAGCTCGTCGCCTCACTCAAGGAGGCCGGGCTCCAGCTGAGCGACGTCAACGTCAAGTACCTCCAGCCCGCCGACGCGCTGGCCGCGTTCACCAGCGGCAGGGTCGACGCATGGGCGGTGTGGGACCCGTACACCTCGCAGGTCCTCCAGGCCAAGCAGGGCCGCGTCCTCACCACCGGTGAGGGCGTCGTCAACGGCCTCAACTTCCAGGTGGCGGCGCCGAACGCACTCAAGGACACGAAGAAGGCCGCCGCGATCAAGGACTACCTGGAGCGGCTGCGGCGCGCCCAGAACTGGGTCTACGACCACCAGGAGGAGTGGGCCAAGGTCTGGGCGAAGGACACCGGGCTCCCGTACGACGTGGCGCTGGCCTCGGTGAAGCGCAGCAACGCCAGCCGGATCCCGGTCGCCATCGACAAGCCGCTGATCGCCTCCGAGCAGCAGATCGCCGACACGTTCACCGAACTGAAGCTCATCCCGAACAAGGTTGACTTCGCCGACTACGTGGACGACCGGTTCAACGGCGATCTGCCGCCGTCCACCACTGCCGCCCGCGCCCCGAAGGACTCGTGA